From the genome of Solidesulfovibrio carbinolicus, one region includes:
- a CDS encoding NADH-dependent [FeFe] hydrogenase, group A6, whose product MSMLTVHIDGKTTTIPAGGTILDAARKLDIDIPTLCYLNLEDLKVNNKAASCRICVVEVEGRRNLAPACATPATDGMVVKSNTLRVLNARKTVLELLLSDHPKDCLVCAKSGECELQDLAEKFGIRESPYDGGEMSHYRKDVSPSIIRDMDKCIMCRRCETMCNDVQTCGVLSGVNRGFTAVVAPAFEMNLADTVCTNCGQCVAVCPVGALVENDNSWDVVDALADPDKVVIVQTAPAVRAALGEDLGIAPGTSVTGKMAAALRRLGFDHIFDTDFAADLTIMEEGSEFLDRLTRYLNGDQTAKLPILTSCCPGWVKFFEHNFQDMLDVPSTAKSPQQMFGAIAKTYYADMLGIPRDKLVVVSVMPCLAKKYERARPEFSVDGNPDVDIVISTRELARLIKRMNIDFASLPDEDFDAPLGESTGAAPIFGVTGGVIEAALRTAYELATGETLQKVDFEDVRGMDGVKVATVQVGPHELRIGIAHGLGNARKLLNRVREGETFHAIEVMACPGGCIGGGGQPYHHGDIELLKLRTKVLYAEDAGKPLRKSHQNPYIIELYEKFLGKPLSEKSHHLLHTHYFKRQRL is encoded by the coding sequence ATGTCCATGCTGACAGTGCATATAGACGGCAAGACCACCACCATCCCGGCCGGCGGCACCATCCTGGACGCCGCCCGCAAACTGGATATCGACATCCCGACCCTGTGCTACCTCAATCTTGAGGATCTCAAGGTCAACAACAAGGCCGCCTCCTGCCGCATCTGCGTGGTGGAGGTCGAGGGCCGGCGCAACCTGGCCCCGGCCTGCGCCACCCCGGCCACCGACGGCATGGTGGTCAAGTCCAACACCCTGCGCGTCCTTAACGCCCGCAAGACCGTGCTGGAGCTGCTGCTCTCCGACCACCCCAAGGACTGCCTGGTGTGCGCCAAATCCGGCGAATGCGAGCTGCAGGACCTGGCCGAGAAGTTCGGCATCCGCGAGTCGCCCTATGACGGCGGCGAAATGTCCCACTACCGCAAGGACGTCTCGCCCTCCATCATCCGCGACATGGACAAGTGCATCATGTGCCGCCGCTGCGAGACCATGTGCAACGACGTCCAGACCTGCGGCGTGCTGTCGGGCGTCAACCGCGGCTTCACCGCCGTGGTCGCCCCGGCCTTCGAGATGAACCTGGCCGACACCGTGTGCACCAACTGCGGCCAGTGCGTGGCCGTGTGCCCCGTCGGGGCGCTTGTGGAAAACGACAACAGCTGGGACGTCGTCGACGCCCTGGCCGACCCGGACAAGGTGGTCATCGTCCAGACCGCTCCGGCCGTGCGCGCCGCCCTGGGCGAAGACCTGGGCATCGCCCCGGGTACCTCGGTCACCGGCAAGATGGCCGCCGCCCTGCGCCGCCTGGGCTTTGACCACATCTTCGACACCGACTTCGCCGCCGACCTGACCATCATGGAGGAAGGCTCGGAGTTCCTCGACCGCCTGACCCGTTACTTAAACGGCGACCAGACGGCCAAGCTGCCCATCCTGACCTCCTGCTGCCCCGGTTGGGTCAAGTTCTTCGAGCACAACTTCCAGGACATGCTCGACGTGCCTTCGACCGCCAAGTCGCCCCAGCAGATGTTCGGGGCCATCGCCAAGACCTACTACGCCGACATGCTGGGCATTCCCCGCGACAAGCTGGTCGTGGTCTCGGTCATGCCCTGCCTGGCCAAGAAGTACGAACGCGCCCGGCCGGAGTTCTCCGTGGACGGCAACCCGGACGTGGACATCGTCATCTCCACCCGTGAGCTGGCCCGGCTGATCAAGCGCATGAACATCGACTTCGCCAGCCTGCCTGACGAAGACTTCGACGCGCCCCTGGGCGAGTCCACCGGCGCGGCCCCGATATTTGGCGTCACCGGCGGCGTCATAGAGGCCGCCCTGCGCACCGCCTACGAGCTGGCCACCGGCGAAACCCTCCAGAAGGTGGACTTCGAGGACGTGCGCGGCATGGACGGCGTCAAGGTGGCCACGGTCCAGGTCGGCCCCCACGAGCTGCGCATCGGCATCGCTCATGGCCTGGGCAACGCCCGCAAGCTCCTTAACCGGGTACGCGAAGGCGAAACCTTCCACGCCATCGAGGTCATGGCCTGCCCGGGCGGCTGCATCGGCGGCGGCGGACAGCCCTACCACCACGGCGACATCGAGCTGCTCAAGCTGCGCACCAAGGTGCTCTATGCCGAAGACGCCGGCAAGCCGCTGCGCAAGTCGCACCAGAACCCGTACATCATCGAGCTGTACGAAAAGTTCCTGGGCAAGCCGCTGTCCGAGAAGTCGCACCACCTGCTGCACACCCACTACTTCAAGCGCCAGCGCCTGTAG
- a CDS encoding aspartate ammonia-lyase gives MRQDTDALGATALPEGSLYGVHTARAVANFPVSGQVVAPELLIAYAWVKAACALANQDGGHLDAPRTAAIVAACREIAAGRHAEQFPVDALQGGAGTSTNMNVNEVVANRALQLMGRQPGDSEFLSPLGHVNLHQSTNDTYPTALRVAALTLLKDLETAASRLQDALQAKETAFAHIVKVGRTELMDAVPMTLGMTFGAFAEAVARDRWRIFKCRERIKQVPLGGTAVGTGLGAPRAFIFKAAEHLRHLTGLPVSRAENLVDATANADCFVEVSGILSAFAANLLKIASDLRLLASGPHTGLGEIRLPALQAGSSIMPGKVNPVIPECVGQAALTVMGNHQTVTLVAGLGQLEINQYLPLLAHKLLESIRLLRDASTLFADKCVAGIDADETRCRELVEKSQALATVLVPALGYETVARLMDEARAAGRSLAAHLDAVGLLPQAEAAELLLPKRMRKLGFEEEDYECLRRPGADRHPGPPNGEGVKGGSRCYL, from the coding sequence ATGCGACAGGACACTGATGCCCTTGGAGCGACGGCGCTCCCCGAGGGCAGCCTTTACGGCGTGCATACGGCCCGGGCCGTGGCCAATTTTCCGGTTTCGGGCCAGGTCGTGGCCCCGGAGCTGCTCATCGCCTATGCCTGGGTCAAGGCGGCCTGCGCCCTGGCCAATCAGGATGGCGGCCATCTCGACGCGCCGCGAACCGCGGCCATCGTGGCCGCCTGCCGCGAAATCGCCGCCGGGCGGCATGCCGAGCAATTTCCTGTCGATGCCTTGCAGGGCGGGGCCGGCACCTCCACCAACATGAACGTCAACGAGGTCGTGGCCAACCGCGCCTTGCAGCTCATGGGCCGCCAGCCTGGCGACTCCGAATTTCTCTCGCCCTTGGGGCACGTCAATCTGCACCAGTCCACCAACGACACGTATCCGACAGCGCTTCGGGTGGCGGCGCTCACGCTGCTCAAAGACCTGGAGACGGCCGCCTCGCGCCTGCAGGACGCCTTGCAGGCCAAGGAAACGGCCTTTGCCCACATCGTGAAGGTGGGCCGCACCGAACTCATGGACGCCGTGCCCATGACCCTTGGCATGACCTTTGGCGCGTTCGCCGAGGCCGTGGCCCGGGACCGGTGGCGCATCTTCAAATGCCGCGAGCGCATCAAGCAGGTGCCGCTTGGCGGCACGGCCGTGGGCACGGGCCTGGGCGCGCCGCGCGCGTTTATCTTCAAGGCGGCCGAACACCTGCGCCATCTGACGGGGCTGCCGGTGTCGCGGGCGGAAAACCTCGTGGACGCCACGGCCAACGCCGACTGTTTCGTCGAGGTTTCAGGCATCTTGTCGGCGTTTGCCGCCAATCTGCTGAAAATCGCCTCGGACCTGCGGCTTCTGGCCAGCGGCCCGCATACGGGCCTGGGCGAAATCCGCCTGCCGGCCTTGCAGGCCGGGTCGTCCATCATGCCCGGCAAGGTCAATCCGGTCATCCCGGAGTGCGTGGGCCAGGCGGCGCTGACGGTCATGGGCAACCATCAGACCGTGACCCTGGTCGCCGGCCTGGGGCAGCTCGAAATCAACCAATATCTGCCGCTTCTGGCCCATAAGCTTCTGGAATCCATCCGCCTGCTGCGCGACGCCTCGACTCTTTTCGCCGACAAATGCGTGGCCGGCATCGATGCCGACGAGACGCGCTGCCGGGAGCTGGTGGAAAAAAGCCAGGCCCTGGCCACGGTGCTGGTGCCGGCGCTGGGCTACGAGACCGTGGCCCGGCTCATGGATGAAGCCCGTGCCGCCGGCCGCTCCCTGGCCGCCCACCTCGACGCCGTGGGTCTGCTGCCCCAGGCCGAGGCGGCCGAGTTGTTGCTGCCAAAACGGATGCGGAAATTGGGGTTTGAGGAAGAAGATTATGAATGCCTCCGGCGGCCGGGGGCCGACCGCCACCCCGGCCCCCCGAATGGGGAAGGGGTTAAAGGGGGGAGCCGGTGTTATTTATGA
- a CDS encoding efflux RND transporter permease subunit, with protein MSGQEHPGRHGDWLHRLTAHFVDAKLAPLIIVAALCAGVLAVWATPSEEEPQIVVPMIDVHVSMPGATPKEMENRVIAPMERILWEIPGVEYLYSTAGDGEALTVVRFKVGSDVERSVVSAYARLYQHLDWIPPGCERPILKPRSIDDVPVLAVTFWGGPYDGRQLRAMANAVNDEVRRIPGVGETVVAGGRKRAVMVEPDPDRLRARGLDMADVLDALGRQNTARAVGETYEAGAAVAVRLDNFFRSQKELERAVVAVRDGRPVYLADVAAVRDGADDPDDYVFFVPGPAMETAPGREAPRPGEAHPAVTLSVAKRLGENASRIADAALSRIEGLRGYVLPADLETTVTRNLGATARHKVDELLEHLVLAAVTVGGVVALFLGLRASLVVMVAVPVTLAVTLATYWLMGYTLNRVTLFALIFCIGILVDDPIVDVENIVRRLGLPDAKGRRLSDIIVDAVSEVRAPLVLATFTVIAAIAPMAYVGGLMGPYMRPMPIGASVAMLLSMVVAFLITPWTAKRTLTPEPAAHAEIPDDVGTRLYLWLMDRLLTRPVWRWGFLALVGALFLGACALFPAKAVLVKMLPFDNKSEFSVVLDMPRGTTLERTAAVARELAGAALTRPEATDAVIYAGTAAPMTFNGLIRHYYLRSGQNEAEIAVNLLPKGERKLQSHAIAKAVRETLTPIAARHGARIKVAEAPPGPPVLQTLVAELYGPTDASRLALATQVRDVMLATPDVVDVDWYVDDPRPERVIRIERDKALAAGIDPARALADVAAAFDGTVAGLLHDAAAREDAPIVVRLPAAFRPDAASLEAVAVAGDGGRLVSLAQIASIETVTQPSRLYHKNLLPVVYVTADVAGREESPIYAINRINDSLASLGAAGKGAWNAAGQQTLPILWNGTPDQTFDLSLKWDGEWQITYEVFRDMGLAFAVVMGLIYLLTVGWFGSYTVPIAIMAPIPLSLIGIVPAHAMAGAFFTATSMIGFIAGAGIVVRNSIILVDFIEMRRAEGIPLAKAVEEAGAVRFRPMLLTAVSVVGGAFVILFDPIFQGLAISLMAGEVAATIFSRMVVPVLYYLDARRGEARTTG; from the coding sequence GTGAGCGGGCAGGAACATCCGGGCCGCCACGGCGACTGGCTGCACCGGCTGACGGCCCATTTCGTCGATGCCAAGCTCGCGCCGTTGATCATCGTCGCCGCCCTGTGCGCCGGCGTCCTGGCCGTCTGGGCCACGCCCAGCGAAGAGGAACCGCAGATCGTCGTGCCCATGATCGACGTCCACGTGTCCATGCCCGGGGCCACGCCCAAGGAGATGGAGAACCGGGTCATCGCGCCCATGGAGCGCATTCTCTGGGAAATCCCGGGCGTGGAGTACCTCTATTCCACGGCCGGCGACGGCGAGGCGCTCACCGTCGTGCGTTTCAAGGTCGGCTCCGACGTGGAACGCAGCGTGGTTTCCGCCTATGCCCGGCTCTACCAGCACTTGGACTGGATTCCCCCGGGCTGCGAGCGGCCCATATTGAAGCCGCGCTCCATCGACGACGTGCCGGTGCTGGCCGTCACCTTCTGGGGCGGCCCCTACGACGGCCGCCAGCTGCGGGCCATGGCCAACGCCGTCAACGACGAGGTGCGCCGCATCCCGGGCGTGGGCGAAACGGTCGTGGCCGGCGGGCGCAAGCGGGCGGTCATGGTGGAGCCCGACCCCGACCGGCTGCGCGCCCGGGGTCTGGACATGGCCGATGTGCTGGACGCCCTGGGCCGGCAGAACACCGCCCGGGCCGTGGGCGAAACCTACGAGGCCGGCGCGGCCGTGGCCGTGCGGCTGGACAATTTCTTTCGCAGCCAAAAGGAACTGGAGCGGGCCGTGGTGGCCGTGCGCGACGGCCGGCCGGTCTATCTGGCCGATGTGGCCGCCGTGCGCGACGGAGCCGACGACCCGGACGACTACGTCTTTTTCGTGCCCGGCCCGGCCATGGAGACGGCTCCCGGCCGGGAAGCGCCCCGGCCCGGCGAGGCCCATCCGGCCGTGACGCTCTCCGTAGCCAAGCGCCTGGGCGAAAACGCCTCGCGCATCGCTGATGCGGCGCTATCACGCATCGAAGGCCTTCGCGGCTACGTGCTGCCGGCCGACCTGGAAACCACCGTCACCCGCAACCTCGGGGCCACGGCCCGGCACAAGGTGGACGAGCTGCTCGAACACCTTGTCCTGGCCGCCGTCACCGTGGGCGGGGTGGTGGCGCTGTTTCTCGGGCTTCGGGCCAGCCTGGTGGTCATGGTGGCCGTGCCCGTGACCCTGGCCGTCACGCTGGCCACCTACTGGCTCATGGGCTACACCCTCAACCGCGTGACGCTGTTTGCGCTGATATTCTGCATCGGCATCCTGGTCGATGACCCCATCGTGGACGTGGAAAACATCGTGCGCCGCCTGGGGCTGCCTGACGCCAAGGGGCGGCGGCTGTCCGACATCATTGTCGATGCCGTCAGCGAAGTGCGCGCGCCGCTCGTCCTGGCCACTTTCACGGTCATCGCCGCCATCGCGCCCATGGCCTACGTGGGCGGCCTCATGGGCCCCTACATGCGGCCCATGCCGATTGGCGCGTCGGTGGCCATGCTGCTGTCCATGGTGGTGGCCTTTCTCATCACCCCCTGGACGGCCAAGCGGACGCTTACGCCCGAGCCGGCCGCCCACGCCGAAATTCCCGATGACGTCGGCACGAGGCTGTATCTCTGGCTCATGGACCGGCTGCTGACCCGCCCGGTCTGGCGCTGGGGGTTTCTTGCCCTGGTCGGGGCGCTGTTTCTCGGGGCCTGCGCGCTGTTTCCGGCCAAGGCCGTGCTGGTCAAGATGCTGCCCTTTGACAACAAAAGCGAATTTTCCGTTGTCCTGGACATGCCGCGCGGCACGACCCTGGAGCGCACCGCCGCCGTGGCCCGGGAGTTGGCCGGGGCGGCGCTCACCCGGCCCGAAGCCACCGACGCCGTCATCTACGCCGGCACGGCCGCGCCCATGACCTTTAACGGCCTTATCCGGCACTACTACCTGCGAAGCGGCCAGAACGAAGCCGAGATCGCCGTGAACCTCCTGCCCAAGGGCGAGCGCAAGCTCCAAAGCCACGCCATCGCCAAGGCCGTGCGCGAGACGCTCACCCCCATCGCCGCCCGACACGGGGCGCGCATCAAGGTGGCCGAGGCCCCGCCCGGGCCGCCGGTGCTGCAGACGCTGGTGGCCGAACTCTACGGCCCAACCGACGCCTCGCGTCTGGCCCTGGCGACCCAGGTGCGCGACGTCATGCTGGCCACCCCCGACGTGGTGGACGTGGACTGGTACGTGGACGACCCGCGCCCCGAGCGCGTCATCCGCATCGAGCGCGACAAGGCCCTGGCCGCCGGCATCGACCCGGCCCGGGCCTTGGCTGACGTGGCCGCCGCCTTTGACGGCACGGTGGCCGGGCTGCTCCACGACGCCGCCGCCCGGGAGGACGCGCCCATCGTGGTGCGGCTGCCAGCCGCCTTCCGGCCCGACGCGGCCAGCCTTGAGGCCGTGGCCGTGGCCGGCGACGGCGGCAGGCTCGTGTCCCTGGCCCAGATCGCTTCCATTGAGACCGTCACCCAGCCCAGCCGGCTCTATCACAAAAATCTGCTGCCCGTGGTCTACGTCACAGCCGACGTGGCCGGGCGCGAGGAAAGCCCGATCTACGCCATCAACCGGATAAACGATTCCCTGGCTTCCCTGGGGGCGGCGGGCAAGGGGGCCTGGAACGCGGCCGGACAGCAGACCCTGCCCATCCTGTGGAACGGCACGCCCGACCAGACGTTTGATTTGAGCCTCAAATGGGACGGCGAATGGCAGATCACCTACGAAGTGTTCCGCGACATGGGCCTGGCCTTTGCCGTGGTCATGGGGCTTATTTATCTGCTGACCGTGGGCTGGTTCGGTTCCTACACCGTGCCCATCGCGATCATGGCCCCCATTCCGCTGTCGCTGATCGGCATCGTGCCGGCCCACGCCATGGCCGGGGCCTTTTTCACGGCCACGTCCATGATCGGGTTCATCGCCGGGGCGGGAATTGTTGTGCGCAACTCGATTATCCTGGTGGATTTTATCGAGATGCGCCGAGCCGAGGGCATTCCCCTGGCCAAGGCCGTGGAGGAGGCCGGGGCGGTGCGGTTTCGGCCCATGCTTTTGACGGCCGTCAGCGTGGTCGGCGGGGCCTTCGTGATCCTGTTCGACCCCATCTTCCAGGGGCTGGCCATTTCGCTTATGGCCGGCGAGGTGGCGGCCACCATATTCTCGCGCATGGTGGTGCCGGTGCTGTATTACCTCGACGCCCGGCGCGGCGAAGCCCGGACGACCGGCTGA
- a CDS encoding efflux RND transporter periplasmic adaptor subunit, with protein sequence MRNLLVLSCVMAAVLVGCSGEKPPRKAEGRTVDVPVRVAARADAVECRSFPAQVESEQSVTLSSKATGTVVAVMAEEGQKLTAGAPILRLDERELAGQEQALFAERDQARREKEALAARAALARTTMERMGRLLGQKAVSQEDYDKARAEADALARQSEAAGAKEQAVASRLSELAVLRGYATVTAPFEGILARRYVDKGAFVAAGAPLALLDATTGRFDLAAQVDETLLPALRQGQTILAAVPGLAPKPFPVTVAAVVGRIDPASRSFKIKCALPEAVPDAAGPPRAGMFGRVYVPARTAQKLLLPASCLSLRGDLPMAAVAGPDGTLGLRVVKTGGSFAAVAFAGATYLTDSEAFEGQAGDDRFVEIISGLADGDRVACPAGATLRDGDRLASGAGQ encoded by the coding sequence ATGCGAAATTTGCTTGTCCTTTCCTGCGTCATGGCCGCCGTTCTGGTCGGGTGTTCCGGCGAAAAACCGCCCAGAAAGGCCGAAGGCCGCACGGTCGACGTGCCTGTTCGCGTCGCCGCCCGGGCCGACGCGGTGGAATGCCGCTCGTTTCCGGCCCAGGTGGAATCCGAACAAAGCGTCACCCTGTCCAGCAAGGCCACCGGCACCGTGGTGGCCGTCATGGCCGAGGAAGGCCAGAAGCTCACGGCCGGCGCGCCCATCCTGCGCCTGGACGAGCGCGAGCTGGCCGGCCAGGAACAGGCGCTTTTCGCCGAACGTGACCAGGCCCGGCGCGAAAAGGAAGCCCTGGCCGCACGGGCCGCCCTGGCCCGGACCACCATGGAGCGCATGGGCCGGCTGCTCGGCCAGAAGGCCGTGAGCCAGGAGGACTACGACAAGGCCCGGGCCGAGGCCGACGCCCTGGCCCGCCAGAGCGAGGCCGCCGGGGCCAAGGAACAAGCCGTGGCCTCCAGGCTTTCCGAACTGGCCGTGCTTCGCGGTTATGCCACGGTTACCGCCCCCTTCGAGGGCATCCTGGCCCGGCGCTACGTCGACAAGGGGGCCTTCGTGGCCGCCGGCGCGCCCCTGGCCCTGCTCGACGCCACCACCGGCCGTTTCGATCTGGCCGCCCAGGTGGACGAAACCTTGCTCCCGGCCCTGCGCCAGGGCCAGACCATCCTGGCCGCCGTGCCGGGGCTGGCCCCAAAACCGTTCCCCGTCACCGTGGCCGCCGTGGTCGGCCGCATCGACCCGGCCAGCCGGTCGTTCAAGATCAAGTGCGCCCTGCCCGAGGCCGTGCCCGACGCCGCCGGCCCGCCCCGGGCCGGCATGTTCGGCCGAGTCTACGTGCCGGCCCGCACCGCCCAAAAACTCCTGCTGCCGGCTTCCTGCCTGAGCCTTCGCGGCGACCTGCCCATGGCCGCCGTGGCCGGGCCGGACGGGACGCTAGGCCTGCGCGTGGTCAAGACCGGCGGCAGCTTCGCCGCCGTGGCCTTTGCCGGAGCCACCTATCTGACCGATTCCGAAGCCTTCGAGGGCCAGGCCGGCGACGACCGGTTCGTGGAGATCATAAGCGGTCTGGCCGACGGCGACCGGGTGGCCTGCCCGGCCGGGGCGACCCTGCGCGACGGCGACCGGCTGGCCTCCGGAGCCGGCCAGTGA
- a CDS encoding histidine phosphatase family protein, producing the protein MSTLYLMRHGAIVQSHPRRFVGQTDHPLTDEGRAQAALWRDALADVPFTAAVCSDLARCRETASIVLGGRDLMVRPEPRLREIALGAFEGLTVDEVRERFPGAYERRGCDIAGFTPQGGESFADVQKRAVAALAELAPLCGNVLVVAHGGVNRTILCHALGLDLTRLFRLGQDYCRLNLLDLSPDCWRVDAVNLAPTLPWKFLGP; encoded by the coding sequence ATGAGTACGCTCTATCTCATGCGCCACGGGGCCATCGTCCAAAGCCACCCCCGCCGGTTCGTCGGCCAGACCGACCATCCCCTCACCGACGAAGGCCGGGCCCAGGCCGCCCTGTGGCGCGATGCCCTGGCCGACGTGCCGTTCACCGCCGCCGTCTGCTCCGACCTCGCCCGCTGCCGCGAAACCGCCTCTATCGTCCTTGGCGGCCGCGACCTCATGGTGCGCCCCGAACCGCGCCTGCGCGAAATCGCCCTGGGCGCTTTCGAAGGCCTCACCGTGGACGAAGTGCGCGAGCGTTTCCCCGGAGCCTACGAACGCCGGGGCTGCGACATCGCCGGATTTACCCCCCAAGGCGGCGAAAGCTTCGCCGACGTCCAAAAACGGGCCGTGGCCGCACTGGCCGAGCTGGCCCCCCTGTGCGGCAACGTCCTGGTCGTGGCCCACGGCGGCGTCAACCGCACCATCCTGTGCCACGCCCTGGGCCTGGACCTGACGCGGCTGTTCCGCCTGGGCCAGGACTACTGTCGCCTCAACCTCCTCGACCTCTCCCCGGACTGCTGGCGCGTCGATGCCGTCAACCTCGCCCCGACGCTGCCGTGGAAGTTTTTGGGGCCTTGA